Genomic DNA from Aminobacterium mobile DSM 12262:
GCTACAGCTTCGCATTAATCTTGGTCCCGATGAAAATGGCGACATGGTTCTTAAAAGCATGAACTTCTCTGATGTATTACCTGAAGCCGAAGCTGGCAAAGTAGATCTTGTAGCGAAATCTCTTGCTTCCTTGCTTGAGTATCCTCTCGAGGAAACGCTGAAGATCGATAGTAACGCCGTTGAAGAGCAGTAGTTATCAGGTATCGTAGAGTTTAGATAAAAAGGGGGGATACATATGAAGAGCGTACGACTCAAGTTTGGAACGTCCGACGGAAAAAAACGAACCATCTCCCTGCGATATCCACGGGCAGATATAACAGAGCCTGAGGTCCGCAGTGCCATGCAGGCCCTTATCGATAACAACATTTTTGTAAATGGCCTTACTGCTATTGCAAGCGCAGAGATGGTAGAGACCACTGTGACTCCTCTTATTGAAGGGTAAACGACTATAAAGGCGGCCGGGAATTTCCCGGTCGCCTTTTCATGCTTCTAAAAGGA
This window encodes:
- a CDS encoding DUF1659 domain-containing protein; translation: MSLYIPVESRLQLRINLGPDENGDMVLKSMNFSDVLPEAEAGKVDLVAKSLASLLEYPLEETLKIDSNAVEEQ
- a CDS encoding DUF2922 domain-containing protein; this translates as MKSVRLKFGTSDGKKRTISLRYPRADITEPEVRSAMQALIDNNIFVNGLTAIASAEMVETTVTPLIEG